The following proteins come from a genomic window of Phycisphaeraceae bacterium:
- a CDS encoding lysophospholipid acyltransferase family protein, which translates to MARDASPAVHWGQYLATRVAAMALQAFDVSSNLRTAGAIGRGIYRFDRRHRERALQHLRVAFPEKSELQLETIARDSFEHFVKLVIEVCHTPQLLHRDSWSHRVKLADLGPCIELLNAGKPVIMLTGHVGNWEVLGFLMAVLGYRVDAIARPIDNPYISDWLFGIRQRRGLGIITKWDATDRMVEVLRNGGALGFIADQNAGDKGLFVPFFGKLASTYKSIGLLAISQNVPILCGYARRIGPGYRYEMRNIDVIRPEDWASRRDPLYYITARYMRAIETMVRLAPEQYLWMHRRWKSRPRFERDGKPMPDSLRQNLQELPWMDDETMKQLTQQR; encoded by the coding sequence ATGGCTCGTGACGCATCACCAGCCGTTCATTGGGGGCAATACCTCGCGACTCGTGTTGCCGCGATGGCACTCCAGGCATTTGACGTGTCTTCAAATCTGCGCACAGCCGGTGCCATCGGCAGAGGGATTTACCGTTTCGATCGTCGCCATCGCGAGAGGGCGCTCCAGCATTTGCGCGTAGCCTTTCCGGAAAAGTCCGAATTACAGCTTGAGACCATTGCCCGTGATTCGTTTGAGCACTTCGTCAAACTTGTGATCGAAGTTTGCCATACACCGCAACTCCTCCACCGTGATAGCTGGTCGCATCGCGTTAAGCTCGCCGATCTGGGGCCATGTATTGAACTGCTCAATGCGGGTAAACCGGTCATCATGCTCACAGGTCATGTTGGTAATTGGGAAGTTCTGGGATTTCTGATGGCCGTGCTGGGCTATCGTGTGGATGCCATCGCTCGGCCGATTGACAATCCTTACATCAGCGATTGGCTGTTCGGTATTCGTCAACGACGAGGATTGGGGATTATCACCAAATGGGATGCCACCGACCGCATGGTCGAAGTGCTGCGGAATGGCGGGGCGTTAGGGTTTATCGCCGACCAGAACGCAGGTGACAAAGGATTGTTTGTTCCCTTTTTCGGAAAACTTGCGAGCACGTACAAATCAATCGGCCTGCTGGCGATCAGCCAGAATGTCCCGATTCTCTGCGGCTATGCTCGACGAATCGGTCCAGGTTATCGCTACGAGATGAGAAATATCGACGTCATTCGTCCGGAAGATTGGGCCTCTCGCCGCGATCCGCTTTATTACATCACCGCCCGTTACATGAGAGCAATCGAGACGATGGTCCGGTTGGCGCCGGAGCAATATCTTTGGATGCACCGTCGATGGAAAAGTCGGCCGCGTTTTGAGCGAGACGGTAAACCGATGCCTGATAGTTTGCGACAGAACCTCCAAGAGCTGCCCTGGATGGACGATGAGACGATGAAGCAGTTGACGCAGCAGAGGTAG
- the fliM gene encoding flagellar motor switch protein FliM, with the protein MAEVLNQSEVDALLAAVDNGDIASTADATKVFSNKKRATGTGTTPVREIEIRPYDFKRPERVSKDQMRALENLHEGFSRNFGAALSGFLRTIMEVKVANIEQMTFSEFTHSLPNPTCFNLLSAEPLEGNMCLEISPLIIYPVIDRLLGGSNADLFIPQRPLTAIELRLVQKILDRALRALEESWSNILPLKFKAQESESNPQLVQIVPPNEVVVVVGFELKMGGRAGTMSLCIPYNVIEPVIEKLSNQSWAAYKRSRRDNQLRNRIATQLDDARLTVTGILANTTIKLSDLMSLSVGDLIVTEKSASAPLVMMIEGKKKHIGHIGQFKGNRAFKVLRPYTLKDRV; encoded by the coding sequence ATGGCTGAAGTCCTCAACCAATCTGAAGTCGATGCTCTGCTGGCCGCAGTGGATAACGGCGATATCGCATCAACTGCGGATGCAACCAAGGTTTTCTCCAACAAGAAGCGTGCGACTGGTACCGGGACTACTCCGGTTCGTGAAATTGAAATCCGGCCATACGACTTCAAACGTCCCGAACGTGTCAGCAAAGATCAGATGCGGGCATTGGAAAATCTCCACGAAGGGTTCAGCCGAAATTTCGGCGCAGCCCTTTCAGGATTTCTCCGCACGATCATGGAGGTCAAGGTCGCCAACATCGAACAGATGACCTTCAGCGAGTTCACCCATTCGTTACCTAATCCGACCTGCTTTAATCTGCTGTCAGCGGAACCGCTCGAAGGCAATATGTGCCTCGAAATCAGCCCGTTGATTATCTACCCCGTTATTGACCGCTTGCTGGGCGGGTCCAACGCGGACCTGTTCATCCCGCAGCGACCTCTCACCGCCATTGAATTACGACTCGTGCAAAAGATTCTCGACCGTGCTTTGCGGGCACTGGAGGAATCATGGTCGAATATCCTTCCGCTGAAGTTCAAGGCTCAGGAGTCGGAGAGCAATCCGCAACTCGTACAAATCGTGCCGCCTAATGAAGTCGTGGTCGTTGTCGGATTCGAATTAAAAATGGGTGGCCGCGCAGGCACGATGAGTCTTTGCATCCCTTATAACGTCATCGAGCCGGTCATAGAGAAGTTGAGCAATCAAAGTTGGGCAGCGTACAAACGCAGCCGCCGTGATAATCAACTGCGTAATCGGATCGCCACCCAGCTTGACGATGCTCGGCTTACCGTAACCGGCATCCTGGCAAATACCACGATTAAACTCAGCGACTTAATGAGCCTGTCGGTGGGTGATCTGATCGTCACGGAAAAGTCGGCATCAGCCCCATTAGTCATGATGATCGAGGGAAAAAAGAAGCACATCGGCCACATCGGCCAATTCAAAGGGAACCGTGCTTTTAAGGTTTTACGGCCTTACACGCTCAAGGATCGTGTGTAA
- a CDS encoding thioredoxin family protein: MIAIRHILILGACLMAFCGTLPARGQLEDFATPQKKEVVQVKTYVTSNGKVRPGDDAVIAVVLDIDPPFHINPAGEPPEPNLIPTTLSVLEVPSGLTLGTSQFPEAQSVEVRFGGTPRNIQALAGHVKIYVPVKVSPDITLGVHRVKLKLNYQACNETNCLFPVKQEISVAIDVTREASTASADEVEIFRDFHQATGTQPQEVKLDFFGWEVRVSASTGWGFAALLGLAGLGGLLLNFTPCVLPVIPIKIMGLSKAAESRSRTLLLGAVMSFGVVLFWLVLAGIVAGTSKAIEQWGTKPTWGLSSSNELFQHPWFTITIGLIITLMSIGMCGLFSIRLPQFVYLITPKRESLTGSLLFGVMTAILSTPCTAPFMGGAAAWSIKQPPSVVLLIFATIGVGMALPYMILSAFPSLVDRMPRTGPASELIKQIMGLLMLAAGVYFVGSGISGLLASPVDPPSRLFWWAVGVVVAAAGLWLAYRTVCLSRRPIFRAVFVSLGLVMCAAGLVGAKRLADQGPINWIYYTPERLAQAQAEGNAVLLDFTAEWCANCKFLEHTVLYRDEVVAALQQPGIVPMKVDLTAPNRAGNEKLNAVGRVMIPALVVVTPDGREILNSDAYTVDQVLEAIKKARRQ, encoded by the coding sequence ATGATCGCTATCCGTCATATCCTGATTCTCGGCGCGTGTCTGATGGCCTTTTGCGGCACGTTGCCCGCGCGAGGTCAGCTTGAAGATTTCGCCACACCACAAAAAAAAGAAGTGGTTCAGGTCAAGACCTATGTGACCAGCAACGGGAAAGTGCGCCCCGGCGACGACGCCGTGATAGCCGTAGTGCTTGATATTGACCCGCCGTTCCACATAAACCCAGCCGGAGAACCACCTGAGCCTAATCTCATCCCCACCACGCTGTCGGTGCTGGAGGTCCCTTCTGGCTTGACACTGGGTACGTCGCAGTTCCCCGAAGCGCAATCAGTTGAGGTGCGGTTTGGTGGTACTCCGAGGAATATTCAGGCACTGGCCGGCCACGTCAAGATTTATGTGCCGGTCAAAGTTTCTCCGGACATCACGCTGGGCGTGCATCGGGTGAAGTTAAAGCTCAATTACCAGGCCTGTAACGAAACGAATTGTCTCTTTCCCGTCAAACAGGAAATTTCAGTAGCTATTGACGTGACACGAGAAGCCAGCACCGCCTCAGCCGACGAGGTGGAGATATTCCGCGATTTTCATCAAGCTACCGGAACTCAGCCACAGGAGGTGAAGCTCGACTTTTTCGGCTGGGAAGTTCGTGTAAGCGCGTCAACCGGTTGGGGATTCGCCGCATTACTCGGATTGGCTGGCTTGGGTGGGCTGCTGCTTAATTTTACTCCCTGTGTATTGCCGGTGATTCCAATCAAAATCATGGGGTTGAGTAAGGCCGCCGAGAGCCGTTCGCGGACATTGCTTCTTGGCGCAGTGATGTCGTTTGGCGTGGTTCTTTTCTGGCTGGTACTCGCGGGGATCGTAGCCGGCACATCCAAGGCGATTGAGCAATGGGGCACCAAGCCGACGTGGGGGCTTTCATCTTCTAACGAACTCTTTCAACATCCATGGTTCACCATCACCATCGGTCTGATCATCACGCTCATGTCGATTGGTATGTGCGGTCTCTTCTCGATTCGCCTGCCTCAGTTCGTCTATTTGATTACGCCGAAGCGTGAAAGTCTTACCGGATCGCTGCTGTTTGGGGTGATGACAGCCATCCTCTCAACCCCGTGCACGGCACCGTTCATGGGAGGAGCTGCTGCGTGGTCGATAAAACAGCCACCAAGCGTCGTATTGTTAATCTTCGCAACGATCGGCGTAGGCATGGCTTTGCCCTACATGATCCTCTCCGCTTTCCCCTCGCTTGTGGACCGCATGCCGCGTACCGGGCCGGCCAGTGAACTCATCAAACAGATCATGGGGCTGCTCATGCTGGCTGCCGGAGTGTATTTCGTCGGCAGCGGCATCAGCGGGCTGCTCGCATCACCTGTTGATCCGCCGTCGCGGTTGTTCTGGTGGGCGGTTGGGGTCGTCGTCGCCGCTGCGGGTCTTTGGCTTGCGTATCGCACGGTTTGCTTATCGCGTCGTCCGATCTTCCGGGCGGTGTTCGTATCTCTTGGCTTAGTGATGTGTGCAGCCGGATTGGTTGGCGCAAAACGTCTCGCTGATCAGGGGCCGATCAATTGGATCTACTACACCCCCGAGCGTCTGGCGCAAGCACAGGCCGAAGGCAACGCGGTTTTACTCGACTTTACCGCCGAATGGTGTGCTAACTGCAAGTTTCTCGAACACACTGTGCTGTACCGCGACGAAGTCGTGGCAGCACTTCAACAGCCGGGTATTGTGCCTATGAAGGTCGATCTGACTGCGCCGAATCGAGCTGGGAATGAAAAGCTTAATGCGGTCGGTCGGGTGATGATTCCAGCATTAGTAGTCGTGACTCCGGACGGCCGCGAGATTCTCAACAGCGATGCCTACACGGTCGATCAGGTACTCGAAGCCATAAAAAAAGCCCGTCGGCAATGA